In Carassius gibelio isolate Cgi1373 ecotype wild population from Czech Republic chromosome B20, carGib1.2-hapl.c, whole genome shotgun sequence, the following are encoded in one genomic region:
- the otofa gene encoding otoferlin isoform X6: MALVVYLKTVTELRGKGDRIAKVTFRGLSFFSRVLENCEDEARFEQAFRWPIGSQVDGDEMLEIQVFNYSKVFTNRLIGTFRMVLQKVVEEGHLEVSDTLIDDNNSAIRTSISIEIKYQTMDGSVKVWSDGEFLDIPDDCDGTFQFETDSLLSGRSQSSGTSPGRSIHGIPTFRKTGKGVFSAMKLGKTRISKDDHKKGDDAAILDAEDLDRKTMRLGGGLDPDTISLASVTAVTTNVSNKRSKPDIKMEPSSGRLVDYQISVTVIEARQLVGLNMDPVVCVEIGEEKKYTSMKESTNCPYYNEYFVFDFHVPPDVMFDKILKISVIHSKNLLRSGTLVGTFKLDVGTVYSQAEHQFHHKWAMLSDPDDITAGCKGYVKCDIAVVGKGDNIKTPHKANETDEDDIEGNLLLPEGVPSERQWARFYVKIYRAEGLPKMNTSIMANVKKAFIGENRDLVDPYVLVQFAGQKGKTSVQKSSYEPIWNEQVIFTEMFPPLCRRLKVQIRDSDKVNDVAIGTHFIDLRKIANDGDKGFLPTMGPAWVNMYGSTRNYTLMDEHQDLNEGLGEGVSFRARLLISIAVEILDPSSAEIMSSTEVQIEPVSNMSESATGKMEEFFLFGSFLEATMIDRKIGDKAISFEVTIGNYGNQIDGVSKPASAKKKKEGGGESEEEETELIHNSSDEEGEDDGDLTSVPSTPPMKPVITDRNYFHLPYFEKKPCIYIKSWWQDQRRRLYNSNIMDKIADKLEEGLNDVQEIIKTEKAYPERRLRGVLEELSTSCSRFVTLANKDQNLSGRTKLDKERLKSCMRELESMAQQAKTIRSQVKRNTVRDKLKLVLNFLHRLRFLADEPQHSIPDVFIWMISNNKRIAYARIPSKDILYSIVDEEMGKDCGKVKAVFLRLPGKKGFGPAGWTVQAKLEMYLWLGLNKQRRDFLSGLPSGYEENKATKGTGIQAVPPISLVYNMKQVFQLRAHMYQARSLFAADSSGLSDPFARVFFSTHSQVTEVLSETLCPTWDQLLVFDNVELYGEAGELRDDPPIIVIELYDQDTVGKAEFIGRTFAKPLTKMVDEHYGPPRFPPQLEYYQIYRGNCAAGDLLAAFELLQIPYDDEEIRRALIAVHDFAVPQIKIGPAGRAALPPIDGPTDSDRGPILPVPLGIRPVLSRYRIEVLFWGLRDLKRINLAQVDRPRVDIECAGKGVQSALIQNYKKNPNFSTLVKWFEVDLPENELLHPPLNIRVVDCRAFGRYTLVGSHAVTSLRKFIYSPPDKTANNWAHTARLANGYMALTNGTSHSRPHSRPISHPSGEIVVNMDPEPHIKKMDTVVKMDANEDEKEKEKKKKKKKKGEEVDEEEPDESMLDWWSKYFASIETMMENLRAQEAALAEAEEREDLEIAAESAEIKADDFPMKGTKPKEKSKDKKSSKDKKKNHDGTDKRPPKPKVDELMVYNKELESEFGSFEDWLHTFNLFRGKAGDDIDHNVVDDDRIVGRFKGSLCMYKLPLSEEIIRDAGFDPNMGMFQSIPHNDPINVLIRIYIIRATDLHPADINGKADPYIVIRLGKSEIRDKENYISKQLNPVFGKSFDIEATFPMESMLTVAVYDWDLVGTDDLIGETKIDLENRYYSKHRATCGIASNYSVHGYNVWRDPQKPTQILAKLCKEAKLDGPNYGPGGKVKVANRIFLGPTEIEDESGLKKQTEEHLALTVLRHWEEIPRVGCKLIPEHVETRPLLNPDKPGIEQGRIEMWVDMFPMDVPAPGPAIDISPRKPKRYELRVIIWNTDEVILEDDDYFTGEKSSDIFVRGWLKGQQEDKQDTDVHYHSLTGEGNFNWRFVFPFDYLMAEEKIVISKKESMFSWDETEYKIPARLTLQVWDADHFSADDFLGAIELDLNKFPRGAKTAKQCSLNMVLKEHELPTISIFKQKRVKGWWPFVARDENDEFELTGKVEAELHLLTAEEAEKNPVGLGRNEPEPLEKPNRPDTTFLWFLSPLKAIRYLICNRYKWLIIKIVLALLLLIMVGLFLYSMPGYLVKKLLGA, from the exons gttaATTGGCACTTTCCGCATGGTTCTGCAGAAGGTGGTGGAGGAGGGTCACTTGGAGGTGTCTGACACTCTTATTGACGACAATAACTCAGCCATACGG aCAAGTATTTCCATAGAGATCAAATATCAGACCATGGACGGGAGTGTGAAGGTATGGAGCGATGGTGAATTCCTTGATATTCCAGATGACTGTGATGGAACTTTCCAGTTTGAGACAGACAGTCTACTCTCTGGACGCAGCCAGAGCTCTGGGACATCACCTGGACGTTCTATCCACGGCATTCCCACATTCCGCAA GACAGGAAAAGGAGTGTTTTCAGCCATGAAACTGGGAAAGACGCGCATCTCTAAAGATGACCACAAAAAAGGAG ATGACGCTGCCATTTTGGATGCAGAAGATCTTGATCGAAAGACCATGCGTCTGGGCGGTGGGCTCGACCCTGATACCATCTCACTGGCCTCTGTTACTGCAGTAACCACGAACGTCTCCAACAAAAG ATCAAAGCCTGACATTAAGATGGAGCCCAGTTCAGGGCGTCTTGTGGATTATCAG ATCAGCGTAACAGTAATCGAGGCCCGTCAGTTGGTTGGTTTGAACATGGATCCTGTGGTTTGTGTGGAAATTGGCGAGGAGAAGAAGTATACATCGATGAAGGAGTCCACAAACTGCCCCTACTACAATGAG TACTTTGTCTTTGACTTCCATGTGCCTCCAGATGTCATGTTTGACAAGATCCTGAAGATTTCG GTTATACATTCTAAAAACCTTCTACGAAGCGGTACTCTGGTGGGGACCTTCAAACTAGATGTGGGAACTGTTTACTCACAAGCTG AGCATCAGTTCCACCACAAATGGGCAATGCTGTCGGACCCTGATGACATCACAGCCGGCTGCAAAGGTTACGTTAAGTGTGATATTGCAGTCGTAGGAAAAGGAGACAACATCAAGACACCGCACAAGGCCAATGAAACAGATGAGGATGACATAGAGGG GAATCTTCTTTTGCCGGAGGGTGTTCCATCAGAGAGACAATGGGCTCGGTTTTATGTTAAGATTTACAGAGCTGAGGGACTACCAAAAATGAACACCAGCATCATGGCCAATGTGAAAAAAGCATTTATCGGGGAGAACAGGGATCTTGTGGACCCTTATGTCCTGGTGCAATTTGCAGGGCAGAAG GGTAAAACGTCAGTTCAGAAGAGCAGCTACGAGCCCATCTGGAATGAGCAAGTAATCTTCACCGAGATGTTCCCACCTTTGTGTAGGCGACTGAAAGTTCAGATCCGTGATTCAGACAAGGTGAATGATGTTGCCATAGGAACCCATTTCATCGATCTACGAAAGATCGCAAACGATGGAGACAAAG GGTTCCTACCTACTATGGGCCCAGCCTGGGTGAATATGTATGGTTCTACCCGTAACTACACCCTGATGGATGAGCACCAGGACCTAAATGAGGGGCTGGGGGAAGGTGTGTCTTTTAGGGCACGCCTCCTCATTAGTATCGCAGTGGAGATCCTGGACCCCTCCTCTGCAGAAATAATGAGCTCTACTGAGGTACAAATAGAGCCGGTGTCCAACATGTCAGAG agtgccacgggGAAGATGGAGGAATTTTTCCTTTTTGGATCGTTCTTGGAGGCCACAATGATAGACAGAAAAATTGGTGATAAAGCCATCAGCTTTGAAGTCACTATCG GTAACTATGGTAACCAGATTGATGGAGTGAGCAAGCCTGCATCAGCAAAGAAGAAGAAAGAGGGTGGAGGGGAGAGTGAAGAAGAGGAGACTGAGCTCATCCATAACTCCAGCGATGAAGAGGGAGAGGATGATGGAGATTTGACATCTGTGCCGTCCACCCCTCCTATGAAACCAGTTATAACTGACAG GAATTACTTCCACTTGCCTTACTTTGAAAAGAAACCCTGCATTTACATCAAGAGCTGGTGGCAAGATCAGAGGAGACGACTCTACAACTCCAATATAATGGACAAGATTGCAGATAAACTG GAGGAAGGTCTGAATGATGTTCAAGAAATCATAAAAACAGAGAAAGCATATCCAGAACGCAGACTTCGAGGAGTTTTAGAGGAGCTTAGCACAAGTTGCAG TCGATTTGTTACACTGGCAAACAAAGATCAGAATCTATCCGGAAGAACCAAGCTGGACAAAGAGAGGCTCAAGTCCTGCATGAGAGAGTTG GAGAGTATGGCTCAGCAGGCGAAGACTATCCGCTCACAGGTGAAGAGAAACACAGTTCGAGACAAACTCAAGCTAGTGTTGAATTTCCTTCACAGGCTTCGTTTCCTGGCAGATGAG CCCCAGCACAGCATCCCTGATGTGTTCATATGGATGATTAGCAACAACAAACGCATAGCGTACGCCCGCATTCCCTCCAAAGACATCCTCTACTCAATTGTTGACGAAGAGATGGGAAAGGACTGTGGGAAAGTTaaagctgtttttctcagg CTGCCTGGAAAGAAAGGCTTTGGGCCTGCTGGCTGGACAGTTCAGGCTAAACTGGAGATGTATTTGTGGCTGGGCTTGAACAAACAGAGGAGGGACTTCTTGAGCGGCCTCCCTAGCGGCTATGAAGAAAACAAGGCTACTAAGGGAACCGGCATTCAAGCTGTTCCTCCCATCAGCCTGGTTTATAACA TGAAGCAGGTGTTTCAGCTGAGGGCCCACATGTATCAGGCTCGCAGTCTGTTTGCTGCTGACAGTAGCGGCCTGTCTGACCCTTTTGCAAGGGTTTTCTTCTCCACCCACAGCCAGGTGACAGAG GTCCTCAGTGAGACTCTTTGTCCTACATGGGATCAGTTGCTTGTGTTTGATAATGTTGAACTCTACGGTGAGGCTGGGGAACTCCGTGATGATCCACCAATCATTGTCATTGAACTGTATGACCAAGACACTGTG GGGAAAGCTGAGTTCATTGGGCGAACATTTGCAAAGCCACTAACTAAGATGGTTGATGAACACTACGGGCCGCCACGGTTTCCCCCTCAGCTGGAGTACTACCAAATCTACAGAGGAAACTGCGCTGCAGGAGATCTGTTGGCTGCTTTTGAGCTCCTGCAG ATTCCTTATGATGATGAGGAGATCAGGAGGGCCCTTATTGCTGTCCATGACTTTGCTGTACCTCAGATCAAG ATTGGTCCAGCAGGGCGGGCAGCTCTTCCTCCAATTGATGGGCCGACTGATTCTGACCGTGGACCCATTCTTCCTGTTCCATTGGGCATACGACCAGTTCTCAGCAGATATCGTATAGAG GTCCTGTTCTGGGGTCTGAGGGACCTTAAAAGAATCAATCTGGCTCAGGTGGACAGGCCTCGCGTGGACATCGAGTGTGCAGGGAAAGGAGTTCAGTCAGCCCTCATTCAGAACTACAAGAAGAATCCTAACTTCAGCACGTTAGTAAAGTGGTTTGAAGTG GATCTGCCAGAAAATGAGCTTCTTCATCCACCACTCAATATTCGGGTGGTGGACTGCAGGGCATTCGGACGCTACACCTTGGTGGGGTCTCATGCCGTGACCAGCCTTCGCAAGTTCATCTACAGCCCCCCAGACAAGACTGCTAACAACTGGGCTCACACCG CTAGACTGGCCAATGGCTACATGGCTCTCACGAATGGGACATCTCATTCCCGCCCCCACTCCCGTCCCATTTCTCATCCCTCAGGTGAAATTGTGGTCAACATGGACCCTGAACCCCACATTAAGAAGATGGACACAGTTGTCAAGATGGATGCT AATGAGGAtgagaaggagaaagagaaaaagaaaaagaagaaaaagaaaggagaAGAAGTGGACGAGGAGGAGCCGGATGAGAGCATGTTGGACTGGTGGTCCAAATACTTTGCCTCAATAGAGACTATGATGGAG AATCTCAGAGCCCAGGAGGCTGCTCTGGCAGAGGCAGAGGAAAGAGAAGATTTGGAGATAGCAGCAGAGAGTGCAG AGATCAAAGCTGATGACTTTCCTATGAAAGGCACCAAACCCAAGGAGAAGAGCAAAGACAAGAAGAGCTCCAAGGACAAAAAGAAGAACCACGATGGCACAGATAAACGACCTCCAAAACCAAAAGTTGATGAACTCATG GTGTACAATAAAGAGCTGGAGAGTGAGTTTGGTAGCTTTGAGGACTGGCTCCACACCTTCAACCTGTTTAGAGGAAAGGCTGGAGATGACATTGACCACAATGTGGTTGATGATGACAGGATTGTGGGCAGATTCAAG GGCTCCCTCTGTATGTATAAACTCCCACTGTCTGAGGAGATCATCAGGGACGCAGGATTTGACCCAAACATGGGCATGTTCCAAAGTATTCCTCACAATGACCCTATCAATGTTCTCATAAGGATTTATATCATTAGA GCAACAGATCTGCATCCCGCGGATATAAATGGTAAAGCAGATCCTTATATAGTCATTCGATTGGGAAAGTCAGAGATTCGGGACAAGGAGAACTACATATCCAAGCAGCTAAATCCTGTCTTTGGAAA ATCGTTCGACATAGAGGCTACGTTCCCAATGGAGTCCATGCTGACGGTTGCAGTATATGACTGGGATTTGGTTGGAACTGACGACCTGATTGGTGAGACTAAGATCGATTTGGAGAACCGATACTACAGCAAACACAGAGCCACATGTGGCATTGCATCCAACTACTCTGT CCATGGTTACAATGTATGGCGTGACCCTCAGAAGCCAACCCAGATCCTTGCTAAGTTGTGCAAAGAAGCTAAACTGGATGGACCCAATTATGGACCTGGTGGGAAGGTCAAAGTTGCAAACCGCATCTTTCTTGGGCCAACAGAAATTGAAGATGAGAGCG GTCTGAAGAAGCAGACTGAAGAACACTTGGCTCTTACGGTTCTTAGGCATTGGGAGGAGATCCCACGTGTTGGTTGCAAACTCATCCCTGAGCATGTGGAGACCAGACCGCTCCTCAACCCAGACAAGCCAGGCATAGAGCAG GGAAGGATTGAAATGTGGGTGGACATGTTTCCTATGGATGTACCAGCACCAGGACCAGCCATTGACATATCACCACGCAAACCAAAGAG ATATGAGCTCAGGGTGATAATATGGAATACTGACGAGGTAATTCTGGAAGACGATGATTACTTCACAGGGGAAAAGTCCAGTGACATTTTTGTGAGGGG TTGGCTAAAAGGACAGCAGGAGGACAAACAGGACACAGACGTGCATTATCACTCTCTAACTGGGGAAGGAAACTTCAACTGGCGCTTTGTTTTCCCTTTTGACTATCTCATGGCTGAGGAGAAGATAGTCATCTCTAAGAAGGAATCCATGTTTTCCTGGGATGAGACCGAGTACAAGATTCCTGCTCGACTCACCCTTCAAGTATGGGATGCTGACCATTTCTCCGCAGATGACTTCCTGG GTGCGATTGAGCTGGACTTGAATAAGTTTCCCCGTGGGGCAAAAACAGCTAAGCAGTGCTCTCTCAACATGGTTCTCAAAGAGCATGAGCTGCCAACCATCTCCATCTTCAAACAGAAAAGAGTGAAGGGCTGGTGGCCATTTGTGGCCCGGGATGAGAATGATGAATTTGAGCTCACA GGGAAAGTGGAGGCAGAGCTCCATCTGTTGACAGCGGAGGAGGCAGAGAAAAATCCAGTCGGCCTTGGGCGGAATGAACCTGAACCACTTGAGAAACCAAA CCGTCCTGACACCACCTTCCTGTGGTTTTTGAGTCCGCTGAAGGCCATCCGCTACCTGATATGCAACCGCTACAAATGGCTCATCATCAAGATCGTCTTGGCTCTGCTGCTGCTGATCATGGTGGGCCTGTTTCTCTACAGCATGCCAGGCTATCTGGTCAAGAAGCTGCTCGGGGCCTAA